In Pseudomonas asiatica, the following are encoded in one genomic region:
- the maiA gene encoding maleylacetoacetate isomerase, which translates to MELYTYYRSTSSYRVRIALALKGLAYQSVPVNLLQGEQRGSGYVAVNPQGRVPALRTDGGELLVQSPAIIEYLEEVYPQPALLPSAAEARAKVRGVAAIIGCDIHPLHNVSVLNRLRQAGQDESQVNQWIGHWISQGLAAVEQLIGDHGFCFGDEPGLADVYLIPQLYAAERFNIDLDSFPRILRVAALAAEHAAFAQAHPALQPDSPAQ; encoded by the coding sequence ATGGAGCTGTACACCTATTACCGTTCCACCTCGTCCTACCGGGTGCGCATTGCCCTGGCGCTGAAGGGGCTGGCCTACCAGTCCGTGCCGGTCAACCTGTTGCAGGGTGAGCAGCGCGGTTCGGGCTATGTCGCGGTCAACCCGCAGGGCCGCGTGCCGGCCTTGCGCACCGATGGCGGTGAGCTGCTGGTGCAGTCGCCGGCGATCATCGAGTACCTGGAGGAGGTTTATCCACAGCCCGCGCTGCTGCCTTCTGCGGCCGAGGCGCGCGCCAAGGTACGGGGCGTGGCGGCGATCATCGGCTGCGACATCCACCCGCTGCACAACGTAAGCGTGCTCAACCGGCTGCGCCAGGCCGGCCAGGACGAAAGCCAGGTCAACCAGTGGATTGGTCACTGGATCAGCCAAGGGCTGGCGGCAGTTGAGCAACTGATAGGCGATCATGGCTTCTGCTTCGGCGATGAGCCGGGCCTGGCGGATGTCTATCTGATCCCGCAGTTGTACGCGGCCGAACGCTTCAACATCGACCTCGACAGTTTCCCGCGCATCCTTCGGGTTGCCGCCCTTGCGGCCGAGCACGCGGCGTTCGCCCAGGCCCACCCCGCCCTGCAGCCGGACAGCCCGGCTCAGTGA
- the fahA gene encoding fumarylacetoacetase — MNQTAIARSWVEHANGHSDFPLQNLPLGIFSRPGEAKRCGVAIGDAILDLEAVLAAGLFDGAAKAAVEATRGGVLNAFFALGRGARVALRERLLVLLGEHSEHKAALQAALYPASACQLHVPAQIGDYTDFYVGIEHAKNVGKLFRPDNPLLPNYKYVPIGYHGRASTIRPSGTDVRRPKGQTLPAGHTEPSFGPCARLDYELELGIWIGQGNDIGQAIPVGDAAEHVAGLCLLNDWSARDIQAWEYQPLGPFLSKSFITTISPWVVTAEALEPFRCAQPSRPEGDPQPLSYLLDKRDQAAGAFDIELEVLLLTERMREQDLAPHRLTLSNTRSMYWTVAQLVAHHSVNGCQLQPGDLFGSGTLSGATPGSFGSLLEITEGGKHPVELASGEVRKFLEDGDEIILRARCVRDGVASIGFGECRGTVIAAN; from the coding sequence ATGAATCAGACCGCCATTGCCCGTAGCTGGGTCGAGCACGCCAACGGGCACAGCGACTTCCCGCTGCAGAACCTGCCGTTGGGCATCTTCAGCCGGCCGGGTGAAGCCAAGCGCTGTGGCGTGGCCATCGGCGACGCGATCCTCGACCTGGAGGCGGTGCTGGCCGCAGGCCTGTTCGACGGTGCCGCCAAGGCCGCGGTCGAGGCCACCCGTGGTGGGGTCTTGAACGCATTCTTCGCCCTCGGCCGCGGTGCCCGCGTCGCCCTGCGCGAGCGCCTGCTGGTGCTGCTGGGCGAACACAGTGAACATAAGGCGGCACTGCAGGCCGCCCTGTACCCGGCCAGCGCCTGCCAGCTGCATGTACCGGCGCAGATCGGTGACTACACCGACTTCTACGTGGGCATCGAGCACGCCAAGAACGTGGGCAAGCTGTTCCGCCCCGACAACCCGCTGCTGCCCAACTACAAGTACGTGCCGATCGGTTATCACGGCCGTGCCTCGACCATCCGCCCGTCCGGCACCGATGTGCGCCGGCCCAAGGGCCAGACGCTGCCGGCCGGGCACACCGAGCCAAGCTTCGGCCCCTGCGCGCGCCTGGACTACGAGCTGGAGCTGGGTATCTGGATCGGCCAGGGCAACGACATTGGTCAGGCGATCCCGGTAGGCGATGCCGCCGAGCACGTGGCTGGCCTGTGCCTGCTCAACGACTGGTCGGCGCGCGATATCCAGGCCTGGGAATACCAGCCGCTGGGGCCGTTCCTGTCCAAGAGCTTCATCACCACCATCTCGCCTTGGGTAGTTACCGCCGAAGCGCTTGAGCCGTTCCGTTGTGCCCAGCCCTCACGCCCGGAAGGCGACCCGCAGCCACTTTCGTACCTGCTGGACAAGCGCGACCAGGCCGCTGGTGCATTCGATATCGAGCTTGAGGTACTGCTGCTGACCGAGCGCATGCGCGAGCAGGATCTTGCCCCGCACCGCCTGACCCTGAGCAACACCCGCAGCATGTACTGGACCGTGGCGCAGCTGGTCGCGCACCACAGCGTCAACGGCTGCCAGTTGCAACCGGGCGACCTGTTCGGTTCGGGCACGCTGTCGGGCGCCACTCCAGGTTCGTTCGGCAGCCTGCTGGAGATAACCGAAGGGGGCAAGCACCCGGTGGAACTGGCCAGTGGCGAGGTGCGCAAGTTCCTCGAAGACGGCGACGAGATCATCCTGCGTGCCCGCTGCGTGCGTGATGGCGTGGCCAGCATCGGTTTCGGTGAATGCCGCGGCACGGTCATCGCGGCCAACTGA
- the hmgA gene encoding homogentisate 1,2-dioxygenase produces the protein MNRDTSPDLHYLSGFGNEFASEALPGALPVGQNSPQKAPYGLYAELLSGTAFTMTRSELRRTWLYRIRPSALHPRFERLARQPLTGPLGAITPNRLRWNPQPIPVEPTDFIEGWLPMVANAAAEKPAGVSIYIYRANRSMERVFFNADGELLLVPQQGRLRIATELGVMEVEPLEIAVIPRGMKFRVELLDGEARGYIAENHGAPLRIPDLGPIGSNGLANPRDFLTPVARYEEADGPVQLVQKFLGEHWACELQHSPLDVVAWHGSNVPYKYDLRRFNTIGTVSFDHPDPSIFTVLTSPTSVHGMANMDFVIFPPRWMVAENTFRPPWFHRNLMNEFMGLINGAYDAKAEGFLPGGASLHGVMSAHGPDAETCEKAIAADLAPHKIDNTMAFMFETSQVLRPSLQALECPQLQADYDSCWATLPSTFNPNRR, from the coding sequence ATGAATCGCGATACGTCACCCGACCTTCACTACCTCAGCGGCTTCGGCAACGAGTTTGCCAGCGAAGCGCTGCCAGGGGCCTTGCCGGTCGGGCAGAACTCGCCGCAGAAGGCGCCCTATGGGCTGTACGCCGAGCTGCTCTCGGGGACGGCGTTCACCATGACCCGCAGCGAACTGCGCCGCACGTGGCTGTACCGTATTCGCCCATCTGCCTTGCATCCCCGTTTCGAGCGCCTGGCGCGCCAGCCGCTGACCGGCCCGCTGGGGGCCATCACCCCCAACCGCCTGCGCTGGAACCCCCAGCCGATCCCCGTCGAACCGACCGATTTCATCGAGGGCTGGCTGCCCATGGTGGCCAACGCCGCTGCGGAAAAACCGGCCGGCGTGAGCATCTACATCTACCGCGCCAACCGGTCGATGGAGCGGGTGTTCTTCAACGCCGACGGTGAACTACTGCTGGTGCCGCAACAGGGCCGCCTGCGCATTGCCACCGAACTGGGGGTGATGGAAGTCGAGCCGCTGGAAATCGCGGTCATCCCGCGTGGCATGAAGTTTCGGGTGGAACTGCTCGACGGCGAGGCCCGCGGCTATATCGCCGAAAACCACGGCGCGCCGCTGCGCATCCCGGACCTGGGCCCGATCGGCAGCAACGGGCTGGCCAACCCGCGCGACTTCCTCACCCCTGTGGCGCGCTACGAAGAGGCCGATGGCCCGGTGCAGCTGGTGCAGAAGTTCCTGGGCGAACATTGGGCCTGCGAACTGCAGCACTCGCCACTGGACGTGGTCGCCTGGCATGGCAGCAACGTGCCGTACAAGTACGACCTGCGTCGCTTCAACACCATCGGTACGGTCAGCTTCGACCACCCGGACCCGTCGATCTTCACTGTGCTGACCTCGCCGACCAGCGTGCATGGCATGGCCAACATGGACTTCGTGATCTTCCCGCCACGCTGGATGGTGGCCGAGAACACCTTCCGTCCACCATGGTTCCACCGCAACCTGATGAACGAGTTCATGGGCCTGATCAATGGTGCCTACGACGCCAAGGCCGAGGGCTTCCTGCCGGGTGGCGCCTCGCTGCACGGGGTTATGAGCGCCCATGGCCCCGACGCCGAAACCTGCGAAAAGGCTATTGCTGCCGACCTGGCACCGCACAAGATCGACAACACCATGGCCTTCATGTTCGAGACCAGCCAGGTGCTGCGCCCGAGCCTGCAAGCCCTTGAATGCCCGCAGTTGCAGGCCGACTACGATAGTTGCTGGGCCACCTTGCCGAGCACCTTCAACCCGAACCGGAGATAA
- a CDS encoding IclR family transcriptional regulator → MAKASSPADNGKQKVRSAEVGTDILKALAELSPSTSLSRLAEHVQMPASKVHRYLQALIASGFAEQDAATNHYALGREALRVGLAALGSIDVLKIAALPLSQLRDELNESCFVAVWGNQGATVVSIEPAVRAVTVVTQIGSVLPLLTSSTGLVFAAYLPQRETVELRDRELAALQHSAADYQAVLAGIRERGLHHVHGLLMPGVDALSAPVFNAMGQIAAVMTVVGPTSIFHADEHGPAAQRLLAAARETSWRMGYSPAN, encoded by the coding sequence ATGGCAAAAGCCAGCTCCCCCGCCGACAACGGCAAGCAGAAAGTCCGCTCGGCGGAGGTCGGCACCGACATCCTGAAGGCTCTTGCCGAGCTCTCCCCGTCCACCTCCCTGTCGCGTCTGGCGGAACATGTGCAGATGCCAGCGAGCAAGGTGCACCGTTACCTGCAGGCGTTGATCGCCAGCGGTTTTGCCGAACAGGATGCGGCCACCAACCATTACGCCCTGGGGCGCGAGGCTCTTCGGGTAGGGCTGGCGGCGCTGGGCAGCATCGATGTGCTGAAGATTGCCGCGCTGCCATTGTCACAGCTGCGCGATGAACTGAACGAGAGCTGCTTCGTTGCCGTATGGGGCAACCAGGGCGCGACAGTGGTCAGCATCGAGCCGGCAGTACGCGCGGTCACGGTGGTAACGCAGATCGGCTCGGTTCTGCCGCTGCTCACTTCGTCCACCGGGCTGGTGTTCGCCGCCTATCTTCCCCAGCGCGAGACCGTGGAATTGCGTGACCGGGAACTGGCCGCCCTGCAGCACAGCGCCGCCGACTACCAGGCAGTACTGGCGGGCATTCGTGAACGTGGCCTGCACCATGTGCACGGGCTGTTGATGCCGGGCGTGGATGCGCTGTCGGCCCCGGTGTTCAATGCCATGGGGCAGATCGCCGCGGTGATGACGGTGGTCGGGCCGACCTCGATCTTCCATGCCGACGAGCATGGTCCGGCGGCGCAACGGTTGCTGGCAGCAGCACGGGAAACCAGCTGGCGCATGGGCTATTCGCCCGCCAACTGA